In Eriocheir sinensis breed Jianghai 21 chromosome 29, ASM2467909v1, whole genome shotgun sequence, a single genomic region encodes these proteins:
- the LOC127005145 gene encoding sodium/potassium-transporting ATPase subunit alpha-like isoform X6, producing the protein MATTGMAGDTAAENGDATSKKKNVKVKKKGEKDMDNLKQELELDEHKVPIEELFQRLSVNPDTGLTMAEARRRTERDGPNALTPPKQTPEWIKFCKNLFGGFSLLLWIGAILCFIAYSIEAVSEEEPNNDNLYLGIVLTAVVIITGIFSYYQESKSSRIMESFKNLVPQYAIVIREGEKQNVQAEELCLGDIIDVKFGDRIPADVRVIEARGFKVDNSSLTGESEPQSRSSEFTSENPLETKNLAFFSTNAVEGTAKGIVINIGDNTVMGRIAGLASGLETGETPIAKEISHFIHIITGVAVFLGVTFFVIAFIMGYHWLDAVVFLIGIIVANVPEGLLATVTVCLTLTAKRMAAKNCLVKNLEAVETLGSTSTICSDKTGTLTQNRMTVAHMWFDNTIIEADTSEDQSGCQYDKSSEGWKTLSRIAALCNRAEFKTGQEDVPILKREVNGDASEAALLKCVELAVGDVRGWRSRNKKVCEIPFNSTNKYQVSIHETQDKNDPRYLLVMKGAPERILERCSTIFMNGEEKALDEELKESFNNAYLELGGLGERVLGFCDYILPSDKYPLGYPFDADSVNFPVHGLRFVGLMSMIDPPRAAVPDAVAKCRSAGIKVIMVTGDHPITAKAIAKSVGIISEGNETVEDIAQRLNIPIKEVDPREAKAAVVHGSELRDMTSEQLDDVLIHHTEIVFARTSPQQKLIIVEGCQRMGAIVAVTGDGVNDSPALKKADIGVAMGIAGSDVSKQAADMILLDDNFASIVTGVEEGRLIFDNLKKSIAYTLTSNIPEISPFLFFMIASVPLPLGTVTILCIDLGTDMVPAISLAYEEAESDIMKRQPRNPFTDKLVNERLISMAYGQIGMIQALAGFYVYFVIMAENGFLPPKLFGIREQWDSKAINDLEDHYGQEWTYHDRKVLEYTCHTAFFVAIVVVQWADLIICKTRRNSILHQGMKNMVLNFGLCFETTLAAFLSYTPGMDKGLRMYPLKFYWWLPALPFSLLIFVYDECRRFVLRRNPGGWVEMETYY; encoded by the exons TCCAAAAAGAAGAAtgtgaaggtaaagaagaagggggagaaggatatGGACAACCTGAAGCAGGAGCTGGAGCTAGATGAACACAAAGTCCCCATCGAAGAACTCTTTCAGCGCCTCTCCGTCAACCCCGACACA GGTTTGACCATGGCTGAGGCTCGCCGCAGGACAGAAAGAGATGGCCCCAACGCCCTCACTCCTCCAAAGCAGACTCCGGAATGGATCAAGTTTTGCAAGAACCTGTTCGGAGGCTTCTCCTTGCTACTGTGGATTGGTGCCATCCTCTGCTTCATCGCCTACTCCATCGAGGCAGTCTCAGAGGAGGAGCCCAACAATGATAAT CTGTACTTGGGCATTGTACTCACTGCTGTCGTGATCATCACAGGCATCTTCTCATACTACCAAGAGAGCAAAAGTTCGCGTATCATGGAGTCCTTCAAAAACCTTGTTCCTCAG TATGCCATTGTCATCCGTGAAGGTGAGAAACAAAACGTCCAGGCTGAGGAACTCTGCTTAGGTGACATCATTGACGTCAAGTTTGGTGACCGTATCCCTGCTGATGTGCGTGTCATCGAGGCTCGAGGCTTCAAG GTCGACAACTCTTCCCTCACTGGTGAATCTGAGCCTCAGAGCCGCTCTTCGGAATTCACCTCCGAAAACCCTCTCGAGACGAAGAACCTTGCCTTCTTCTCTACCAATGCTGTTGAGG GTACGGCAAAGGGTATTGTAATCAACATTGGCGACAACACTGTGATGGGCCGCATTGCTGGTTTGGCCTCAGGCCTGGAGACTGGAGAGACCCCCATTGCCAAGGAAATCAGTCACTTCATCCACATCATTACTGGTGTGGCAGTCTTCCTGGGTGTTACCTTCTTCGTCATTGCCTTCATTATGG GCTACCACTGGCTGGATGCTGTTGTGTTCCTCATTGGTATCATTGTGGCCAATGTACCAGAAGGTCTGCTGGCTACTGTGACTGTATGTCTCACCCTCACTGCCAAGCGTATGGCTGCCAAGAACTGCCTGGTCAAGAACTTGGAAGCTGTGGAGACCCTTGGTTCAACTTCAACCATCTGCTCTGACAAGACTGGCACCCTCACCCAGAACCGTATGACAGTCGCTCATATGTGGTTCGACAACACCATTATTGAAGCCGACACCTCTGAGGATCAGTCAGGCTGCCAGTATGACAAGAGCTCTGAAGGGTGGAAGACCCTCTCCAGGATCGCTGCTCTATGCAACCGTGCTGAGTTCAAAACTGGCCAGGAAGATGTTCCCATCCTGAAACGAGAGGTGAACGGTGATGCTTCTGAGGCAGCCCTACTGAAGTGTGTGGAACTGGCTGTTGGAGATGTCAGAGGCTGGCGTTCCCGCAACAAGAAGGTTTGTGAGATTCCCTTCAACTCCACCAACAAATACCAAGTGTCTATCCACGAGACACAGGACAAGAATGATCCTCGCTACCTCCTCGTAATGAAGGGTGCCCCCGAGAGAATCCTTGAGCGATGCTCAACCATCTTCATGAATGGTGAGGAAAAGGCTCTGGATGAGGAACTGAAGGAATCTTTCAACAATGCCTACCTTGAGCTCGGAGGTCTTGGAGAGCGTGTGCTGGGCTTCTGTGACTACATACTTCCCTCAGACAAGTATCCCCTGGGTTATCCCTTCGATGCTGATTCTGTCAATTTCCCCGTACATGGCCTCAGGTTTGTCGGACTCATGTCCATGATTGATCCTCCCCGTGCTGCTGTGCCTGATGCTGTGGCCAAGTGCCGTTCTGCTGGTATCAAGGTCATCATGGTTACTGGTGATCACCCTATCACTGCCAAGGCTATTGCCAAGTCTGTGGGTATCATTTCTGAGGGCAACGAGACTGTGGAGGACATTGCCCAGAGGCTCAACATTCCCATCAAGGAAGTTGATCCTCGTGAAGCCAAGGCTGCTGTGGTTCACGGCTCTGAGCTGAGGGACATGACTTCTGAGCAGCTTGATGATGTTCTCATCCATCACACAGAAATTGTGTTTGCCCGTACCTCTCCACAGCAGAAGCTGATCATTGTAGAGGGCTGCCAGCGCATGGGAGCCATTGTGGCCGTGACTGGAGATGGTGTGAATGACTCCCCAGCTCTCAAGAAGGCTGATATTG GCGTGGCCATGGGTATTGCGGGTTCCGACGTGTCCAAGCAGGCTGCTGACATGATTCTGTTGGACGACAACTTTGCCTCCATTGTCACCGGGGTGGAAGAGGGCAGGCTTATTTTTGATAACCTGAAGAAATCTATCGCCTACACCCTCACTTCCAACATCCCCGAGATCTCACCTTTCCTGTTCTTCATGATTGCCTCCGTGCCTCTTCCTCTGGGAACAGTTACCATCCTCTGCATCGATCTGGGTACTGACATG GTGCCTGCCATTTCCCTTGCCTATGAAGAAGCTGAGTCAGATATTATGAAGCGCCAGCCCCGCAATCCCTTCACGGACAAGCTCGTGAACGAGAG ACTCATCTCCATGGCCTACGGTCAGATCGGCATGATCCAGGCCCTGGCCGGCTTCTATGTATACTTCGTCATCATGGCTGAGAATGGCTTCCTGCCTCCCAAACTCTTTGGCATCCGTGAGCAGTGGGACTCCAAGGCCATCAACGATCTGGAGGATCACTATGGCCAAGAATGG ACCTACCACGACCGCAAGGTCCTTGAGTACACCTGCCACACTGCATTCTTTGTGGCCATCGTGGTGGTGCAGTGGGCTGACTTGATCATCTGTAAGACCCGCCGTAACTCCATTCTTCACCAGGGCATGAA GAACATGGTGCTTAACTTTGGGCTGTGCTTCGAGACCACACTGGCTGCCTTCCTCTCCTACACCCCAGGCATGGACAAGGGTCTGAGGATGTACCCACTCAA GTTCTATTGGTGGCTGCCGGCTCTGCCCTTCTCATTACTCATCTTCGTGTACGACGAGTGTCGCCGGTTCGTGCTGCGCAGGAACCCTGGTGGCTGGGTGGAGATGGAGACCTATTATTAA
- the LOC127005145 gene encoding sodium/potassium-transporting ATPase subunit alpha-like isoform X8, which translates to MARDQYTVQEESKKKNVKVKKKGEKDMDNLKQELELDEHKVPIEELFQRLSVNPDTGLTMAEARRRTERDGPNALTPPKQTPEWIKFCKNLFGGFSLLLWIGAILCFIAYSIEAVSEEEPNNDNLYLGIVLTAVVIITGIFSYYQESKSSRIMESFKNLVPQYAIVIREGEKQNVQAEELCLGDIIDVKFGDRIPADVRVIEARGFKVDNSSLTGESEPQSRSSEFTSENPLETKNLAFFSTNAVEGTAKGIVINIGDNTVMGRIAGLASGLETGETPIAKEISHFIHIITGVAVFLGVTFFVIAFIMGYHWLDAVVFLIGIIVANVPEGLLATVTVCLTLTAKRMAAKNCLVKNLEAVETLGSTSTICSDKTGTLTQNRMTVAHMWFDNTIIEADTSEDQSGCQYDKSSEGWKTLSRIAALCNRAEFKTGQEDVPILKREVNGDASEAALLKCVELAVGDVRGWRSRNKKVCEIPFNSTNKYQVSIHETQDKNDPRYLLVMKGAPERILERCSTIFMNGEEKALDEELKESFNNAYLELGGLGERVLGFCDYILPSDKYPLGYPFDADSVNFPVHGLRFVGLMSMIDPPRAAVPDAVAKCRSAGIKVIMVTGDHPITAKAIAKSVGIISEGNETVEDIAQRLNIPIKEVDPREAKAAVVHGSELRDMTSEQLDDVLIHHTEIVFARTSPQQKLIIVEGCQRMGAIVAVTGDGVNDSPALKKADIGVAMGIAGSDVSKQAADMILLDDNFASIVTGVEEGRLIFDNLKKSIAYTLTSNIPEISPFLFFMIASVPLPLGTVTILCIDLGTDMVPAISLAYEEAESDIMKRQPRNPFTDKLVNERLISMAYGQIGMIQALAGFYVYFVIMAENGFLPPKLFGIREQWDSKAINDLEDHYGQEWTYHDRKVLEYTCHTAFFVAIVVVQWADLIICKTRRNSILHQGMKNMVLNFGLCFETTLAAFLSYTPGMDKGLRMYPLKFYWWLPALPFSLLIFVYDECRRFVLRRNPGGWVEMETYY; encoded by the exons TCCAAAAAGAAGAAtgtgaaggtaaagaagaagggggagaaggatatGGACAACCTGAAGCAGGAGCTGGAGCTAGATGAACACAAAGTCCCCATCGAAGAACTCTTTCAGCGCCTCTCCGTCAACCCCGACACA GGTTTGACCATGGCTGAGGCTCGCCGCAGGACAGAAAGAGATGGCCCCAACGCCCTCACTCCTCCAAAGCAGACTCCGGAATGGATCAAGTTTTGCAAGAACCTGTTCGGAGGCTTCTCCTTGCTACTGTGGATTGGTGCCATCCTCTGCTTCATCGCCTACTCCATCGAGGCAGTCTCAGAGGAGGAGCCCAACAATGATAAT CTGTACTTGGGCATTGTACTCACTGCTGTCGTGATCATCACAGGCATCTTCTCATACTACCAAGAGAGCAAAAGTTCGCGTATCATGGAGTCCTTCAAAAACCTTGTTCCTCAG TATGCCATTGTCATCCGTGAAGGTGAGAAACAAAACGTCCAGGCTGAGGAACTCTGCTTAGGTGACATCATTGACGTCAAGTTTGGTGACCGTATCCCTGCTGATGTGCGTGTCATCGAGGCTCGAGGCTTCAAG GTCGACAACTCTTCCCTCACTGGTGAATCTGAGCCTCAGAGCCGCTCTTCGGAATTCACCTCCGAAAACCCTCTCGAGACGAAGAACCTTGCCTTCTTCTCTACCAATGCTGTTGAGG GTACGGCAAAGGGTATTGTAATCAACATTGGCGACAACACTGTGATGGGCCGCATTGCTGGTTTGGCCTCAGGCCTGGAGACTGGAGAGACCCCCATTGCCAAGGAAATCAGTCACTTCATCCACATCATTACTGGTGTGGCAGTCTTCCTGGGTGTTACCTTCTTCGTCATTGCCTTCATTATGG GCTACCACTGGCTGGATGCTGTTGTGTTCCTCATTGGTATCATTGTGGCCAATGTACCAGAAGGTCTGCTGGCTACTGTGACTGTATGTCTCACCCTCACTGCCAAGCGTATGGCTGCCAAGAACTGCCTGGTCAAGAACTTGGAAGCTGTGGAGACCCTTGGTTCAACTTCAACCATCTGCTCTGACAAGACTGGCACCCTCACCCAGAACCGTATGACAGTCGCTCATATGTGGTTCGACAACACCATTATTGAAGCCGACACCTCTGAGGATCAGTCAGGCTGCCAGTATGACAAGAGCTCTGAAGGGTGGAAGACCCTCTCCAGGATCGCTGCTCTATGCAACCGTGCTGAGTTCAAAACTGGCCAGGAAGATGTTCCCATCCTGAAACGAGAGGTGAACGGTGATGCTTCTGAGGCAGCCCTACTGAAGTGTGTGGAACTGGCTGTTGGAGATGTCAGAGGCTGGCGTTCCCGCAACAAGAAGGTTTGTGAGATTCCCTTCAACTCCACCAACAAATACCAAGTGTCTATCCACGAGACACAGGACAAGAATGATCCTCGCTACCTCCTCGTAATGAAGGGTGCCCCCGAGAGAATCCTTGAGCGATGCTCAACCATCTTCATGAATGGTGAGGAAAAGGCTCTGGATGAGGAACTGAAGGAATCTTTCAACAATGCCTACCTTGAGCTCGGAGGTCTTGGAGAGCGTGTGCTGGGCTTCTGTGACTACATACTTCCCTCAGACAAGTATCCCCTGGGTTATCCCTTCGATGCTGATTCTGTCAATTTCCCCGTACATGGCCTCAGGTTTGTCGGACTCATGTCCATGATTGATCCTCCCCGTGCTGCTGTGCCTGATGCTGTGGCCAAGTGCCGTTCTGCTGGTATCAAGGTCATCATGGTTACTGGTGATCACCCTATCACTGCCAAGGCTATTGCCAAGTCTGTGGGTATCATTTCTGAGGGCAACGAGACTGTGGAGGACATTGCCCAGAGGCTCAACATTCCCATCAAGGAAGTTGATCCTCGTGAAGCCAAGGCTGCTGTGGTTCACGGCTCTGAGCTGAGGGACATGACTTCTGAGCAGCTTGATGATGTTCTCATCCATCACACAGAAATTGTGTTTGCCCGTACCTCTCCACAGCAGAAGCTGATCATTGTAGAGGGCTGCCAGCGCATGGGAGCCATTGTGGCCGTGACTGGAGATGGTGTGAATGACTCCCCAGCTCTCAAGAAGGCTGATATTG GCGTGGCCATGGGTATTGCGGGTTCCGACGTGTCCAAGCAGGCTGCTGACATGATTCTGTTGGACGACAACTTTGCCTCCATTGTCACCGGGGTGGAAGAGGGCAGGCTTATTTTTGATAACCTGAAGAAATCTATCGCCTACACCCTCACTTCCAACATCCCCGAGATCTCACCTTTCCTGTTCTTCATGATTGCCTCCGTGCCTCTTCCTCTGGGAACAGTTACCATCCTCTGCATCGATCTGGGTACTGACATG GTGCCTGCCATTTCCCTTGCCTATGAAGAAGCTGAGTCAGATATTATGAAGCGCCAGCCCCGCAATCCCTTCACGGACAAGCTCGTGAACGAGAG ACTCATCTCCATGGCCTACGGTCAGATCGGCATGATCCAGGCCCTGGCCGGCTTCTATGTATACTTCGTCATCATGGCTGAGAATGGCTTCCTGCCTCCCAAACTCTTTGGCATCCGTGAGCAGTGGGACTCCAAGGCCATCAACGATCTGGAGGATCACTATGGCCAAGAATGG ACCTACCACGACCGCAAGGTCCTTGAGTACACCTGCCACACTGCATTCTTTGTGGCCATCGTGGTGGTGCAGTGGGCTGACTTGATCATCTGTAAGACCCGCCGTAACTCCATTCTTCACCAGGGCATGAA GAACATGGTGCTTAACTTTGGGCTGTGCTTCGAGACCACACTGGCTGCCTTCCTCTCCTACACCCCAGGCATGGACAAGGGTCTGAGGATGTACCCACTCAA GTTCTATTGGTGGCTGCCGGCTCTGCCCTTCTCATTACTCATCTTCGTGTACGACGAGTGTCGCCGGTTCGTGCTGCGCAGGAACCCTGGTGGCTGGGTGGAGATGGAGACCTATTATTAA
- the LOC127005145 gene encoding sodium/potassium-transporting ATPase subunit alpha-like isoform X7: MARDQYTVQEETAAENGDATSKKKNVKVKKKGEKDMDNLKQELELDEHKVPIEELFQRLSVNPDTGLTMAEARRRTERDGPNALTPPKQTPEWIKFCKNLFGGFSLLLWIGAILCFIAYSIEAVSEEEPNNDNLYLGIVLTAVVIITGIFSYYQESKSSRIMESFKNLVPQYAIVIREGEKQNVQAEELCLGDIIDVKFGDRIPADVRVIEARGFKVDNSSLTGESEPQSRSSEFTSENPLETKNLAFFSTNAVEGTAKGIVINIGDNTVMGRIAGLASGLETGETPIAKEISHFIHIITGVAVFLGVTFFVIAFIMGYHWLDAVVFLIGIIVANVPEGLLATVTVCLTLTAKRMAAKNCLVKNLEAVETLGSTSTICSDKTGTLTQNRMTVAHMWFDNTIIEADTSEDQSGCQYDKSSEGWKTLSRIAALCNRAEFKTGQEDVPILKREVNGDASEAALLKCVELAVGDVRGWRSRNKKVCEIPFNSTNKYQVSIHETQDKNDPRYLLVMKGAPERILERCSTIFMNGEEKALDEELKESFNNAYLELGGLGERVLGFCDYILPSDKYPLGYPFDADSVNFPVHGLRFVGLMSMIDPPRAAVPDAVAKCRSAGIKVIMVTGDHPITAKAIAKSVGIISEGNETVEDIAQRLNIPIKEVDPREAKAAVVHGSELRDMTSEQLDDVLIHHTEIVFARTSPQQKLIIVEGCQRMGAIVAVTGDGVNDSPALKKADIGVAMGIAGSDVSKQAADMILLDDNFASIVTGVEEGRLIFDNLKKSIAYTLTSNIPEISPFLFFMIASVPLPLGTVTILCIDLGTDMVPAISLAYEEAESDIMKRQPRNPFTDKLVNERLISMAYGQIGMIQALAGFYVYFVIMAENGFLPPKLFGIREQWDSKAINDLEDHYGQEWTYHDRKVLEYTCHTAFFVAIVVVQWADLIICKTRRNSILHQGMKNMVLNFGLCFETTLAAFLSYTPGMDKGLRMYPLKFYWWLPALPFSLLIFVYDECRRFVLRRNPGGWVEMETYY, translated from the exons TCCAAAAAGAAGAAtgtgaaggtaaagaagaagggggagaaggatatGGACAACCTGAAGCAGGAGCTGGAGCTAGATGAACACAAAGTCCCCATCGAAGAACTCTTTCAGCGCCTCTCCGTCAACCCCGACACA GGTTTGACCATGGCTGAGGCTCGCCGCAGGACAGAAAGAGATGGCCCCAACGCCCTCACTCCTCCAAAGCAGACTCCGGAATGGATCAAGTTTTGCAAGAACCTGTTCGGAGGCTTCTCCTTGCTACTGTGGATTGGTGCCATCCTCTGCTTCATCGCCTACTCCATCGAGGCAGTCTCAGAGGAGGAGCCCAACAATGATAAT CTGTACTTGGGCATTGTACTCACTGCTGTCGTGATCATCACAGGCATCTTCTCATACTACCAAGAGAGCAAAAGTTCGCGTATCATGGAGTCCTTCAAAAACCTTGTTCCTCAG TATGCCATTGTCATCCGTGAAGGTGAGAAACAAAACGTCCAGGCTGAGGAACTCTGCTTAGGTGACATCATTGACGTCAAGTTTGGTGACCGTATCCCTGCTGATGTGCGTGTCATCGAGGCTCGAGGCTTCAAG GTCGACAACTCTTCCCTCACTGGTGAATCTGAGCCTCAGAGCCGCTCTTCGGAATTCACCTCCGAAAACCCTCTCGAGACGAAGAACCTTGCCTTCTTCTCTACCAATGCTGTTGAGG GTACGGCAAAGGGTATTGTAATCAACATTGGCGACAACACTGTGATGGGCCGCATTGCTGGTTTGGCCTCAGGCCTGGAGACTGGAGAGACCCCCATTGCCAAGGAAATCAGTCACTTCATCCACATCATTACTGGTGTGGCAGTCTTCCTGGGTGTTACCTTCTTCGTCATTGCCTTCATTATGG GCTACCACTGGCTGGATGCTGTTGTGTTCCTCATTGGTATCATTGTGGCCAATGTACCAGAAGGTCTGCTGGCTACTGTGACTGTATGTCTCACCCTCACTGCCAAGCGTATGGCTGCCAAGAACTGCCTGGTCAAGAACTTGGAAGCTGTGGAGACCCTTGGTTCAACTTCAACCATCTGCTCTGACAAGACTGGCACCCTCACCCAGAACCGTATGACAGTCGCTCATATGTGGTTCGACAACACCATTATTGAAGCCGACACCTCTGAGGATCAGTCAGGCTGCCAGTATGACAAGAGCTCTGAAGGGTGGAAGACCCTCTCCAGGATCGCTGCTCTATGCAACCGTGCTGAGTTCAAAACTGGCCAGGAAGATGTTCCCATCCTGAAACGAGAGGTGAACGGTGATGCTTCTGAGGCAGCCCTACTGAAGTGTGTGGAACTGGCTGTTGGAGATGTCAGAGGCTGGCGTTCCCGCAACAAGAAGGTTTGTGAGATTCCCTTCAACTCCACCAACAAATACCAAGTGTCTATCCACGAGACACAGGACAAGAATGATCCTCGCTACCTCCTCGTAATGAAGGGTGCCCCCGAGAGAATCCTTGAGCGATGCTCAACCATCTTCATGAATGGTGAGGAAAAGGCTCTGGATGAGGAACTGAAGGAATCTTTCAACAATGCCTACCTTGAGCTCGGAGGTCTTGGAGAGCGTGTGCTGGGCTTCTGTGACTACATACTTCCCTCAGACAAGTATCCCCTGGGTTATCCCTTCGATGCTGATTCTGTCAATTTCCCCGTACATGGCCTCAGGTTTGTCGGACTCATGTCCATGATTGATCCTCCCCGTGCTGCTGTGCCTGATGCTGTGGCCAAGTGCCGTTCTGCTGGTATCAAGGTCATCATGGTTACTGGTGATCACCCTATCACTGCCAAGGCTATTGCCAAGTCTGTGGGTATCATTTCTGAGGGCAACGAGACTGTGGAGGACATTGCCCAGAGGCTCAACATTCCCATCAAGGAAGTTGATCCTCGTGAAGCCAAGGCTGCTGTGGTTCACGGCTCTGAGCTGAGGGACATGACTTCTGAGCAGCTTGATGATGTTCTCATCCATCACACAGAAATTGTGTTTGCCCGTACCTCTCCACAGCAGAAGCTGATCATTGTAGAGGGCTGCCAGCGCATGGGAGCCATTGTGGCCGTGACTGGAGATGGTGTGAATGACTCCCCAGCTCTCAAGAAGGCTGATATTG GCGTGGCCATGGGTATTGCGGGTTCCGACGTGTCCAAGCAGGCTGCTGACATGATTCTGTTGGACGACAACTTTGCCTCCATTGTCACCGGGGTGGAAGAGGGCAGGCTTATTTTTGATAACCTGAAGAAATCTATCGCCTACACCCTCACTTCCAACATCCCCGAGATCTCACCTTTCCTGTTCTTCATGATTGCCTCCGTGCCTCTTCCTCTGGGAACAGTTACCATCCTCTGCATCGATCTGGGTACTGACATG GTGCCTGCCATTTCCCTTGCCTATGAAGAAGCTGAGTCAGATATTATGAAGCGCCAGCCCCGCAATCCCTTCACGGACAAGCTCGTGAACGAGAG ACTCATCTCCATGGCCTACGGTCAGATCGGCATGATCCAGGCCCTGGCCGGCTTCTATGTATACTTCGTCATCATGGCTGAGAATGGCTTCCTGCCTCCCAAACTCTTTGGCATCCGTGAGCAGTGGGACTCCAAGGCCATCAACGATCTGGAGGATCACTATGGCCAAGAATGG ACCTACCACGACCGCAAGGTCCTTGAGTACACCTGCCACACTGCATTCTTTGTGGCCATCGTGGTGGTGCAGTGGGCTGACTTGATCATCTGTAAGACCCGCCGTAACTCCATTCTTCACCAGGGCATGAA GAACATGGTGCTTAACTTTGGGCTGTGCTTCGAGACCACACTGGCTGCCTTCCTCTCCTACACCCCAGGCATGGACAAGGGTCTGAGGATGTACCCACTCAA GTTCTATTGGTGGCTGCCGGCTCTGCCCTTCTCATTACTCATCTTCGTGTACGACGAGTGTCGCCGGTTCGTGCTGCGCAGGAACCCTGGTGGCTGGGTGGAGATGGAGACCTATTATTAA